ATCGTTTAGCCGATGCGTACAACCTCAAGGCAGGTATTTATTTCAGAAACGCAGGTCGTGTTCGTCACCACAAAGATTTTCATAAATGGAATAACGATCCTCGCAATATCATCAGGATGTCATGGGCAGACCACCGTCGCCTGCATATGAAATATCTCAAGAAACTTTGGGAGGATCCACAATTCCGAAACAAAATGACGAAAGTCTTAGCAAAATTGTGGAAAGATCCGAAGTTCAGAGAGAAAACAATTGCTGCAATTGGGAACGAAAATCGGCGCCGATGGAAAGATCCAGCGTTTCAGTCGAAACAACAGAAAGCAAAGGAAGAACTGTGGAAGAACCCAGAATTTCGAGAACGAATCTTAAAAGCAGCGATGCAAAAAAACGTCCTCCTTTATGGAACCGAGAAACAGAAAGAGGTTATCACACAAGCTCAAAGAGAATGGCTCAAAGCAATGTGGCAAGATCCTAACTATATTGCGACACAACGAGATCGCATGAAGGAGATTTCCAAGGCTCTCTGGGCAAGTCCCGCGCATCGCAAAAGAATGCAGGATCTCTCTCGTCGTCGAATGCGAACGCCAGAGATGAAGAAAATGACAAGCCAATGGTCTAAAACTCAATGGCAGGACGTCCAATATAGAAAGGCACGTTCAACACAAAGTGTTCTTCAATGGAAAGATCCAAACTATTGCGAAAAATTTGAAGGTCACTTTTCATCAAACGGTCACGTGACCACGCGTGCGCGTTTTTTTTCGATTTGTATTGAAGCCATGGAATCTCCAAAAGGACTCAATGCTGAGAGTTATGAGCGAGTTCGGTCTTCAAAGAAAGCTCGCGGTGTGGTGAGATTTGAGCAAGGATTTGAACGTTACTGTAACGAGGACTGGGAGATTCTTCAGGAGGCTTGTGGCATCCGAAAAGAGCAGTGCGTTCAGACAGGTCGGTCCGCATATCTTAATCATAAGGTTGTTGTGGTGGAACCTGCGGGACGAGCAGATGTTTATGATTTAACGGTAGATGAGACGCATAATTTTGCACTCGATGCCGGTGTTTTTGTGCACAACTCGATAGACGGTGACTCTGCGGCGGCCTATCGTTATACAGAGGCGAGGCTCCGCGCTATAGCTGAAGAGCTTTTGGCAGACATTGATAAAGAGACGGTCGATTTTTCTCCTAATTTTGATGGTACCACTGAAGAACCTACTGTTCTTCCGAGCAAAATTCCAAACCTGCTCATGAACGGCTCGGACGGCATTGCCGTCGGTATGGCCACGAAGATTCCACCGCATAATTTAGGTGAAATTATCGATGGTTGTCTGGCGGTCATTCAGAATCCGAATGTGACGACCAAAGAGCTCAACAAGTTAATTCCAGGACCCGACTTCCCGACCGGAGGTTTTATTCATGGTCGTGAAGGGATTCGATCGGCGTATGATACCGGTCGTGGCATGGTGCGCATGCGCGCGCGTGCCGTGATTGAATCGATGGCCAAGGGAGACCGTGAATGCATCGTGGTGACGGAAATTCCGTTTCAAGTGAATAAAGCAAAGCTCGTGGAACGCATTGCGGAACTTGTGCGTGATGGAAAGATTGAAGGGATCAGCGATCTTCGCGATGAATCCGATCGCGATGGCATGCGCATTGTCATCGAACTCAAACGAGGAACCGTTGCTGCTGTTGTGCTTAATCAGCTCTACACGCACACGGCTATGCAGAGTTCATTCGGTGTGATCATGCTCTCGATCGTGAACGGTCAGCCAAAAGTGCTGAACCTTCGTGAGATGCTGACCTATTTTGTCGATCACCGTAAAGAAGTCGTGATTCGTCGCACAGCGTATGAACTTCGAAAAGCAGAAGAGCGCGCCCATATTTTAGCGGGCCTTAAAATTGCCGTTGAAAATATTGATGAGGTGATTGCTCTTATCAAGAAATCGAAAGAACCAGCCATTGCCAAAGTTGCTCTTATCAAAGCTTTTCAACTGAGTGAGATTCAAGCGCAAGCGGTGTTGGAGATGCGTTTACAGCGACTGACCGGTCTTGAACGCGAGAAAATCATCGCCGAATATAATGAAATGCAAGCGCTTATGAAGAAACTCAAAGAGATTTTGGGAAGTGAAAAATTAGTGATGAGCATTATCTCTGAAGAGCTTACTGAAACGAAGAAAAAATTTGGAGATGAACGCAGAACCGTGATTCAAGATAAAGTTGAAGATCTTTCGGTGGAAGATCTGATTCAAGAAGAAGAGATGGTGGTTACCGTTTCGCATCACGGTTACATTAAACGAAATCCGATCTCTCTCTATCGTGCGCAGCGTCGGGGTGGAAAGGGAAAGAAGGGGATGACCACACGAGAAGAGGATTTTGTCGAAGAACTTTTTGTGGCTTCAACCCATAATTCTGTTCTTATTTTTTCTTCTTCCGGAAAAGTTTATTGGTTGAAAGTTCATCAAATTCCTCAAGTAGGACGAGTTGCCCGTGGTCAGTCCATTACGAATCTCGTGAATATGTCAGGCGGCGAGCGTATTGCCGCTATCCTTCCAGTTCGAGCATTTGAAGAAGGGCAGCATATCATTATGGCAACCAAAAAGGGCGTGATTAAAAAGACCGATCTGATGGCTTATTCCAATCCACGCGCCGGTGGAATTATCGCGTGTACGATTGATGAGGGAGATGAGCTCATTACGTGTCATTTAACAGATGGTTCCCAGGAAATTTTCCTTGCGACGAAAAATGGCCAAGCGATTCGTTTCCCTGAAGCCGATGTTCGGCCCATGGGAAGAAGCGCTCGTGGCGTACGCGGTATTACCTTAAAGAAAAAAGATGAAGTGATTGGCATGGAAGTTCTCTCTTCAAAGGCAACAATGCTCACGGTTGCAGAAAGAGGATACGGCAAACGAAGTGAGATTAACGATTATCGCGTGCAATCGCGCGGTGGTTCAGGAATTATTAATCTCAAAGTGACTGATCGTACGGGACTTGTCATCGGTGTGAAGCAGGTGACAGAGAATGATGATATTATGCTTGTGACTGATGGCGGAAAAGTGATTCGCAGTCGTTGTAAAGAGATTTCCGTGATCGGACGTGCAACACAGGGAGTGCGACTCATCAACGTTGATCAAAATGAAAAAGTGGTTTCTGTGGCAACGCTCGCAGAAGACGATGAAGATGAGGCATCAGAATAAGAGATGAAGTATTTTCTTTTCTGCTTCTTTCTTTTTTCATGTCAAAGTAAAAGTATCGAACGTCATATCAAAGAAGCAGAGCTTTCTGTCGCTTCTGGAGATTTTGAAAAAGCGGCATCTCGCTACCACAATCTTGCTCAAGATTATGAGGAGCATCCTGAATCTGTGGCTTGGCTCATGCAATCAGCCGAACTTTTAGAGCTTCGTCTTCATGATGAAGAAGCTCTGAAGCGTTATCAACAAGTGGTCGAAAAAAATCCTTTGGGGAATTTTGGGAAAGAGGCGAGAAAACGACGCGCAGCTCTTTTCGAACGTCTTGGGCTTATTCAAGAATATCTCGAAGAATATACTCAACTTCTGAAATATTATGGAAGCGATGCTGAAGCGCCGCTCTATCGGCTTCGTATTGCGGAAGGTTTTATCATGGCGGATCAATATGAACAAGCGCGGTTAGAGTTGAAAACAATACTTTTTGATCCTGATTTTCCAAAAAATCTTCTGGAACAAGCATTTTTTGATTTAGGAGAAACTTTTTATCTGCAAGATCGATATCATGAAGCACAAAATATTTATGAAGAATTTTTAAGACGCTATCCGCTTTCAACACTTTCTGGAGAAGTTTATCTCAAACTTTCACATACCCTCGAAGTGCAAGGGTATCTCGGGGATGCCTATCGTGTTCTGCTTCTTGCTCGCGATCTCTATCCTGACCCAGCGGTGATCGAAGAACGTCTCAAACGCTTGGCCAAGCGTGCTCGCATCACGCCCTTAGGGAAGGATTAATCCTCGACAAAGGAAAAAAGATCCGCTACGACAAAAAAAAATCTTGAACAAAGGAGATGTCCATGAAGGCCGAACGTACGTTAGCCATGATTAAGCCAGATGCAGTCGAAAAGGGAGTTATTGCCGAAATTATAAAGCGCATCGAAGATGCGAATCTCAAAATTGTCGGTTTGAAAATGCATCATCTTTCGAAACAACGTGTAGAAGGATTTTATGCTGTTCATAAAACCAAACCTTTTTTTAATGCATTAACCACGTATATGGCGTCTGGTCCTTCTATCGCTCTTGTTCTCGAAGGTGAGAAAGCGATTTCCACATGGCGAACTGTCATGGGAGCTACAAATCCAGAAGAAGCTCAAGAAGGGACCATTCGTGGTGATTTCGGAACCAATATTGAACGCAATGCAGTTCACGGTTCTGATGCTTCCGATACCGCAACGTTTGAAATTTCTTATTTCTTTGATGACAGTGATCTTGTTGAATACGAATGGGTTTAGGGTTGGTGAGTATGTCTGAGCAAGAGGCTCATAAACTTCTCGACTCGTATCTTGCTTTATTTCTTCCTCTCGAAGAGGAGATGAGTCAGAAATGGTATGCCTATGCCGTTTCAGGGGATAAAGAACTTTCACAGCAAACCACCGAAGCTGAATTTCAGTTACGAAAACTCCACAGCGATAAAAAATATTTTTCAGAGTTTCGTCAGTTCTATGAAGGAAGAACCAATATAAGAGAGCGCAAGCTCCGACGAGAAATAGAGCTGGCATATTTGCGATATCTCCCCAATCAGGTTGATCCCACAAAACTCGAAAAGCTCACAATACTTGAAGGACGTTTGCGGGAACTTGCGAATGATTATCGTCCCACCGTTGAAGGAAAGAGACTTGGGCCTGACGAAGTTTCGCGCATTCTGGTTGAAAACACCGATTCTCTTTATCTTGAAAAAGTGTGGAAAGAACAGACTCGTGTGGGTGAAGTTCTCGAAGAAGATTATCGTCAAGTGGTTTCACTTCGCAACGAAATTGCTCGAGATCTCGGGTTTTCAAATTTTATTGAACTTTCTGCCGTCGCGACTGAACTTGATTTGAAACAGATCAATCGTTTTTATGATGATCTTGAAAAAAAGACGACGCAGCCATTCCAAAAGTTAAAAA
This is a stretch of genomic DNA from Deltaproteobacteria bacterium RIFCSPHIGHO2_02_FULL_44_16. It encodes these proteins:
- a CDS encoding nucleoside-diphosphate kinase, producing the protein MKAERTLAMIKPDAVEKGVIAEIIKRIEDANLKIVGLKMHHLSKQRVEGFYAVHKTKPFFNALTTYMASGPSIALVLEGEKAISTWRTVMGATNPEEAQEGTIRGDFGTNIERNAVHGSDASDTATFEISYFFDDSDLVEYEWV